CGATGGCGTTGCGCATGGCCGGATGGTCTTCGGGCAGCTTGCGGCGCAGCAGCTGCAGGTTGCCGCTGACGCCCATCAGCAGGTTGTTGAAATCGTGCGCGATGCCGCCGGTGAGCTGGCCCACGGTTTCCAGCCGCTGCGTGGCATACATCGCGGCTTCGACCTTGCGGCGTTCTTCCACTTCGCGCTCGATCTGCCGGGCCTGCCGCTTGAGCTGGCGTTCCATGTCGCGGTTGTGGGCATCCAGGAAGGCCGCGCGTTTCTGGCGCTCGGCATCGAGCGTGGCCAGGATCCGGCCGTCGCGCAGCACCAGCAAGGCCAGCGGCACGATGGTAACGATGACCAGCAAGGTCACGGCGGCGTCCATGCCCAGCTTTTCGATGGTGGCCAGCCGCAGCAGCGCCCAGGCAGCCACCGGAGGCACCAGGGTGAACAGCAGCTGGCGCCGCGTGGCGCCGCCGCCGGGCGCGGGTGCGGCAATGACCGCGGACCAGCCGGTGCGGTGCTCGATGAAGATCGCGCCGAGCGACAGCAGGAACAGAGCCGAGGCCGTCGGCAGCGTGACGCCGCTGAAGAACTCGAGCGCCCCGATCTGCTCCGGCCCGTACGCGTAACCGAGCAGCACCGTGCCGGTAATGGCCATGCCCATGCCCGAGCAGGTGTTCGACAGCCTTGGATAGGCGCGCCGCAAGATCACCGCGCCGGCTACCAGCACGATGCAGCAGGCGGTGGCCGGTGCCGTCATGCCCCGCGGCGAGTCACCGGGCAACAGGCTGGCGACCAGGCCGCTGACCTGGTCGGTGTCGCTGACCAATCGGCTCGCCAGCACCGCCAGCCCCAGGGCTGCGGCCGGCGCGGTCGACGCGGCAGCGATGCGGATGTATTCCCGCGCCGACAGCATGATGGCGATTGCCAGCAGGCAGATGCCCAGCGTGGTCACCGGCGACATGCCCGCACGGGTGACGATGAGATGCGGGAAATCGAAGGTGAAACCGGAAAAGGCCAGCACCGCGATCAGCGCCGCCACCACCGCGCCCAGGTCGGCCGTCGCGAGCACGCGGCGGTCGAGCCGGCGGTACCGGGTGCGGTCGATCGGATGGTTGGGAACAGAGGCCATGGTGGGGTCGGTGAGTCGATGTCTCGTTCTGCGGGGAGTGATTTTCACTTGGCGGCAGGGGGAATAGTGACTATCGGAAACGGCCGAATGCATTTGCCCGCCAATAATTGCCCATGGACAAGATCGATTTGACAGTTCTCCGGGCCTTGCGCGACTGGCGCGCCGCCGGCCGGCACGCCTTGTTGGCCACCGTGGTGCGCACCTGGGGCTCCTCGCCGCGGCCGGTCGGATCGACCCTGGCGCTGCGCGAAGACGGCGCCGTGGTCGGCTCGGTCTCGGGTGGCTGCATCGAGGACGACCTCATCGCCCGCCATACCGGCGGGACATTCGACCGTTCGCCGGAATTGCTGCGCTACGGCATCGACGCCGACGAGGCGCACCGCTTCGGCCTGCCGTGCGGCGGCACGCTGGAGCTGATGCTGGAGTTCGATCCCGACGCCGCGTCACTGTCGGATCTGGTGGCCACGCTGGAATCCGGCCGTCTGGTGCGGCGCCGCGTCGCCCTGGGCGACGGCGCGGTCACCCTGGTCTCGACCGACGAGCCGCAGGCGCTGGAGCTCGACGGCCAGTCGCTGTCGGCGACCTTCGGGCCGGAATTTCGCATGCTGCTGATCGGCGCCGGCGCCTTGTCGGAATACCTGGCGACCATGGCGAAGTTCAGCGGCTTCTCGGTCACGGTGTGCGATCCGCGGGCCGAATACAGCGGCCACTGGTCGGTGCCGGGCGTGACCCTGGCGCCGGGCATGCCCGACGACGTGGTCACCGCGTTCCGGCCCGACGGCCGATCCTGCGTCATCGCGCTCACCCACGATCCCAAGCTCGACGACCTGGCACTGCTCGAGGCCCTGCAGAGCGACGCCTTTTATGTGGGCGCGATCGGCTCCCGGCGAAACAACGCCGCTCGGCGCCAGCGGCTGGCGCAGCATTTCGATGTGTCGGCCGAGGCACTGGCGCGGCTGCGCGGTCCGATCGGTCTCTATATCGGCAGCAAGACGCCACCAGAGATCGCGGTGAGCGTCATGGCCGAGGTGCTGGCGGTGAAGAACAGCGTCAGCCTGCCGGCCGAAATGGCGGTAGCCGTCGGCAAGCAGGCCGAAGAGCCGTCGCTGGTGGCCTGAGGGCCGCCCAGCGTTCAGCGCAGCGCGATCAGCTCGCCCTGCGGCGGCAGGCGGAAGGTGCCGACGAGCGTTGCCAGGTGCTCGGCCTGCGCCTTCAACCCCTCGGCGGCGGCCGACGATTGCTCCACCAGCGCCGCGTTCTGCTGCGTCATCTGGTCGAGGTTGGTCACCGCCTCGCTCACCTGGCCGAGCCCGGTGCTCTGCTCGCTGGTGGCCACCGATATCTCGTTGATGATGGCCGTTACCCGCGCCACCGAGCTCACGATCTCGGTCATGGTCGCCCCGGCCGCCTGCACCAGCTGCGTGCCGTCGTTCACCTGCCGCACGCTGTCGGCGATGAGCCCGCCGATCTCGCGCGCGGCGGTCGCCGAGCGCTGCGCCAGGTTGCGCACCTCGGCCGCCACCACCGCGAAACCACGGCCTTGTTCCCCCGCGCGGGCGGCTTCCACCGCCGCGTTGAGCGCCAGAATGTTGGTCTGGAAGGCGATGCTGTCGATGACGCCGGTGATCTCCGAAATGCGCCGCGACGAGCCCGCGATGCCCTCCATGGTGGCAACCACCTTGGCCACCGCTTCCCGCCCGCTGACGGCCACGCCGCCGGCGGATTCGGCCAGGCCGCTGGCCTGACGGGCCGCGTCGGCCGTCTGGCGCACGGTCGCCAGCAGCTCTTCCATGCTGGCTGCGACCTGTTCCAGGTTGGATGCGGTCTGTTCGGTGCGCGAGGCCAGGTCGTTGTTGCCGGCGGCGATTTCCGAACTGGCGCCGGCCACGCTGGTGCTGGAGCCGCGCAGGTCGGCGACCAGCGACGCCAGACGCTTCTGCATGCCGCCGAGGCCGAGCAGCATGGCCTGCAGTTCATCGCGGCTGCCGGGGTGGGGAGCGGGCAGGGCGGAGGTGAGATCACCCTGCGCGATGTCGTTGGCGAGGCCGGACGCCGAGGCGAGCGGCTTCAGGATGGAACGCGCCAGCGCCCAGGCGCAAAGCACGCTGGCCAGCAGGCCGAGCAGGATGCCCGCGACCAGCAGCAGGATGCCGGTGCGCGCGTTGTGGGCTGCCGCCGTGCGTTCCTCGTCGACCAGGCGTCGCTGAAAGGCGGCCAGTTCCTCGACCGAAGCGGCATAGGCGGCGGCGGCCGGGCGCAGATTGCCGGCGACGGCGTCGGGCGGCAGGGTTTCGCCGGCCTGGCGGCGGCCGACGAGGCCGTCGCGGATCTTGCGGAAATTGCCGCCGGCGCTGTCGATGGCAGCGAAGAGACGGCGCGAATCCTCGTCGGTGGCCAGCGCTTCCAGCCGCTTGCGCACCAATTCCGACCGGGCCGAGGTCGCCTTGCGGTCCGCGTCGATGCGGGCCACGAAAGCCGGGTTGTCGGTGAGCTCCAGCAAGGTTTCGGCGCGGCTCGCGCTGATCACCACGATGGCCTGCAGCTCGCGGGCGAGCAGGGCACGTTCGGAAGAGGCGCCACCCAGGTCGTCGGCCAGCGCACGGAGCTGATTCAGGCGCCAAACGCCGATGCCGGCGGCCAGCGCCATGACCAGGCACACCAGCCCGAAAGCGGAGGCCAGGCGGGGCGCCAGCCTTGCACGAGAAAGAAACATCGATCACCACCGTAGACGGCAGACTCCCGCGTGCGGGCCGCACGGCTCGGATCTGCTCGTCTCCTGGATATCGGCCTTTTTCGGCCGATCTTGAGGGCGCGTCGCCCGAGGCTCAGGGCACGAGCACGATCTTGCCGACATTGAGGCCGGCCTCCATCCGCCGATGGGCCTCGGCCGCCTCGGCCAGCGGGTAGCGGCGGTCGAGCACGGGCTTCAGCCGGCCGTCGCCGAAGTGCGCCAGCCAGGCGTCGGCGAATCGGCGGGTCATGGCCTGCTTGACTTCGGGCGTGCGCGACTTCATCACCGTGCCCATGATCTGCAGGTGGCGGAACAGCACCCGATCGAGCGGAAGCGCGGCACCTGTCGAACCACCCATCAGGCCGACCTGCACCAGGCGGCCGCCTTCGGCCAGCGCGCGCACGTTGCGCTCCAGGTAGGGCGCGCCGATGAAGTCGATCACCACGTCGACGCCGCGCTCGCCGGCCTCGGCCCTCACGACATCGGCGAAGTCCTGGGCCTTGTGGTCGACGAGCACGTCGGCTCCGAGCGCACGCACTTCGTCGTGCTTGCTGGCGCTGGCCGTGGCGAAGACCTGCGCGCCGACGGCATGCGCCAGTTGCACCGCCGCCGATCCGACGCCGCCGGCGGCCGCGTGGATCAGCACCTTTTCGCCGGGCTGCAGCCGGCCCAGGTGTATCAGCGCCTCGTGCGCGGTGACGAACACCTCGGGAATGGCGCCGGCCAGCACGATGTCCATGCCCTCGGGCACGCGGATCGCCATGCGGTGGTCGAAGCGCGCCAGCTCGGCGTAGGAGCCACCACCGACGATGCCCATGACCCGGTCGCCGATGGCGAAGCCGGCCACCTCGTCGCCCATGGCGACGACCTCGCCGGCGATCTCCAGGCCCATCAGCGTGGAGTCGCCGAAGTCGGCGCGGCCGTAGGCGCCACGGCGCTGGTTGAGGTCGGCCCGGTTGACGCCGGCCGCGCGGTTGCGCACCAGCAAGTCGTGCGGGCGCACGACCGGATCGGGAACATCGGTGAGTTGCAGGACGTCGGCTTCGCCGAAGGATTCGAAGGTGATGGCTTTCATGCGGCGATCGTCGCATGGGCGCAGATGGCGCCGGGCGTGGTCATCCAGATATCCCCTCGGTCGCGGGCGGCGGCGAAGGTCTCGAGCACCCGGCGCAGATGCCGCAGCCGGTAGGGCTGGCCCACGATGTAGGGATGCAGCGCCAGCCCCATCACCAGCGGCTGCTCGCGCGACTGCTCCAGCATCTCGTCGA
The nucleotide sequence above comes from Xylophilus sp. GOD-11R. Encoded proteins:
- a CDS encoding ATP-binding protein — translated: MASVPNHPIDRTRYRRLDRRVLATADLGAVVAALIAVLAFSGFTFDFPHLIVTRAGMSPVTTLGICLLAIAIMLSAREYIRIAAASTAPAAALGLAVLASRLVSDTDQVSGLVASLLPGDSPRGMTAPATACCIVLVAGAVILRRAYPRLSNTCSGMGMAITGTVLLGYAYGPEQIGALEFFSGVTLPTASALFLLSLGAIFIEHRTGWSAVIAAPAPGGGATRRQLLFTLVPPVAAWALLRLATIEKLGMDAAVTLLVIVTIVPLALLVLRDGRILATLDAERQKRAAFLDAHNRDMERQLKRQARQIEREVEERRKVEAAMYATQRLETVGQLTGGIAHDFNNLLMGVSGNLQLLRRKLPEDHPAMRNAIAAGAAVERGTRLTSQLLTFSRSQRLDIRAVEIRPLLAQARELIGNALGPDIDIEIRDHSEGTWARTDGDQLELAILNLVVNARDAMPGGGRVTIEAERLKHVFNTGEPVAAIGIRIIDTGVGMSPEIAARAIEPFFTTKERGKGTGLGLAQAHGFALQCGGDLRLFSVPGAGTTVELLLRETEAVAAEQIRPAATQDDAGLMNAARKRLLVIDDDEDVRRVIVELLGSAGFEVTESADGRSGLEQLAAWRPDAAVIDFIMPGMNGAEVARRAQELHPGLPILFVSGYSDTVALDGIADAMVLRKPFNDDSLQRAVARILH
- a CDS encoding XdhC family protein, which gives rise to MDKIDLTVLRALRDWRAAGRHALLATVVRTWGSSPRPVGSTLALREDGAVVGSVSGGCIEDDLIARHTGGTFDRSPELLRYGIDADEAHRFGLPCGGTLELMLEFDPDAASLSDLVATLESGRLVRRRVALGDGAVTLVSTDEPQALELDGQSLSATFGPEFRMLLIGAGALSEYLATMAKFSGFSVTVCDPRAEYSGHWSVPGVTLAPGMPDDVVTAFRPDGRSCVIALTHDPKLDDLALLEALQSDAFYVGAIGSRRNNAARRQRLAQHFDVSAEALARLRGPIGLYIGSKTPPEIAVSVMAEVLAVKNSVSLPAEMAVAVGKQAEEPSLVA
- a CDS encoding methyl-accepting chemotaxis protein, with translation MFLSRARLAPRLASAFGLVCLVMALAAGIGVWRLNQLRALADDLGGASSERALLARELQAIVVISASRAETLLELTDNPAFVARIDADRKATSARSELVRKRLEALATDEDSRRLFAAIDSAGGNFRKIRDGLVGRRQAGETLPPDAVAGNLRPAAAAYAASVEELAAFQRRLVDEERTAAAHNARTGILLLVAGILLGLLASVLCAWALARSILKPLASASGLANDIAQGDLTSALPAPHPGSRDELQAMLLGLGGMQKRLASLVADLRGSSTSVAGASSEIAAGNNDLASRTEQTASNLEQVAASMEELLATVRQTADAARQASGLAESAGGVAVSGREAVAKVVATMEGIAGSSRRISEITGVIDSIAFQTNILALNAAVEAARAGEQGRGFAVVAAEVRNLAQRSATAAREIGGLIADSVRQVNDGTQLVQAAGATMTEIVSSVARVTAIINEISVATSEQSTGLGQVSEAVTNLDQMTQQNAALVEQSSAAAEGLKAQAEHLATLVGTFRLPPQGELIALR
- a CDS encoding NAD(P)H-quinone oxidoreductase, translating into MKAITFESFGEADVLQLTDVPDPVVRPHDLLVRNRAAGVNRADLNQRRGAYGRADFGDSTLMGLEIAGEVVAMGDEVAGFAIGDRVMGIVGGGSYAELARFDHRMAIRVPEGMDIVLAGAIPEVFVTAHEALIHLGRLQPGEKVLIHAAAGGVGSAAVQLAHAVGAQVFATASASKHDEVRALGADVLVDHKAQDFADVVRAEAGERGVDVVIDFIGAPYLERNVRALAEGGRLVQVGLMGGSTGAALPLDRVLFRHLQIMGTVMKSRTPEVKQAMTRRFADAWLAHFGDGRLKPVLDRRYPLAEAAEAHRRMEAGLNVGKIVLVP